CATTTATTTTGTGATACTGGACTTCGTCGACTATTGCTACCACCGTGCCTCGCACCATTTCGGCTGGTGGTGGGGCTTGCACAGCCTGCATCACAGCCAGCAAAACATGAACTTGTGGAGCGATGACCGCAATCACCTGCTCGACGACTTTTTGCGCGACGTGGTGATGGCGCTGGTGGCGCTCGGTATCGGCGTGCCGCCAGGGCAATATGTGCTGCTGGTGTCGATTTCGCGTATTTTGCAAAGCTTGCAGCATGCGAATGTGAGGATACACTTCGGCCGCATCGGCGAGCGGCTGCTGATCTCGCCCCGTTTCCACCGCACGCACCATGCGATCGGCGTGGGGCACGAGTCGAAAGGCAAGGGCAGCATGGGGGGCTGCAACTTCGGCGTGGTGCTGCCGATTTGGGATATGCTGCTGGGCACCGCGAATTTCTCGGCCGGCTATGCGCGCACGGGCGTGCGCGACCAGCTGGCCCGCATCGACAGCCATGGCGTGGGCCGGCCCGGGCGCAACTATGGCCGCGGCTTCTGGCAGCAGCAATGGCTGGGCGTGCGCCGCATGGTGGAATTTGCAAGAATCAAACGAAAAGGACGCCGTTGATGCGTAATGTGCTGAATTCGTATGGCCGTGCCTTCCTGTCGCAATTGCACGGCAGGATATTGCTGTTGAGCATAGCGCCGTTCATCCTGTCGCTGATCCTGTGGGGCGCCCTGCTGTATGTGGGCTTGCAGCCGCTGATCGACGGCCTGCATGCGCTGTTTACGCAATATGACTTCTTCCGCACCAGCGGCCAGGTGTTGGCCACCTTTGGCCTGGGCATGCTGAAAGCCGTGATCGTGCCCCTGATCGCCATGTTCATGCTGTTGCCGCTGATGATCTTGACGGCGCTGATCTTCATGGGCCTGTTCGCCATGCCGGCCATCGGCCGGCATATCGGCGGGCGGCATTTTCCGCAGCTGGAAAAGAAGCATGGCGGCAGCATGCTGGGCAGCGTCGCCACCTCGCTGGCGACGTTCCTGCTGTTCATCATCGTCTGGGTGCTCATGCTGCCCCTGTACGCGTTTCCGCCGGCCGCGCTGGTGGGGCAAGCCGTGCTGTGGGGCTGGCTGACCTACCGCGTGATGGCGTATGACGCCATGGCCGATTACGCCAGCGTGGAAGAGCGCCACGCCATCATGCGCACGCAGCGCTGGCCGCTGCTGGCCATCGGCATGGTCTCCGGCGCGGCCGGCGCCGTGCCGGGCATGCTGTGGATGGGCGGCGTGATGTCGGTGGTGTTCTTCCCCTTCCTGGCGGCGTTCGCCATCTGGCTGTACGTGCTGATCTTTATCTTTACGGGTCTGTGGTTCCAGTATTACTGCCTGGAAGCACTGGCGCGTTTGCGGGGCGTACGCGGCATGACCGACGTGGCGCCGGCGGACGCTTGAGTATTTTTATTGCATTCTACGAGGGAGTTTCATGGCTATCGGATTGATCATCATTGGCGACGAAATCCTGTCGGGCAAGCGCACGGACCAGCATTTTCCGAAAGTCGTGAGCATGCTCAAGCAGCGCGGCTTGCAGCTGAGTTGGGCGGAATACGTGGGCGACGAGCCGGCCCGCCTGGTCGCCTTGCTCCAGCGCAGCTTTGCCAGCGGCGACATCGTCTTCAGCTTTGGCGGCATCGGCGCCACGCCGGACGACCATACGCGCCAGGCGGCCGCCGATGCGCTGGGCTTGCCGCTGGTGCTGCATCCACAGGGCAAGCTCAATATCCAGCAACGGATCACGGAAATGGGCGAGGAGGCGGGCGTGCCGGCCGATTTGAACTCGCCGGAAAACCTGCACCGCCTGAAAATGGCGGAATTCGTGCAGGGCGCCGAGCTGATTCCGAATCCGTACAACAAGATTGCCGGTTTTGCCGTGCGCGAACATTATTTCGTGCCGGGCTTTCCCGTCATGTCCTGGCCCATGATCGAATGGGTGCTCGATACGCATTACGCCCACCTGTTCAACCAGGTGCCGCACGCGGAACATGCCTTGCTCGTGTATGAAACGGCCGAATCCTTGCTCACGCCGCTGATGGTGCGCCTGGAAGCGGAGTTTCCGCTGATCAAGGTGTTCAGCCTGCCCAGCGTGGGCGATGCGCAGACGCGCCGGCATATCGAACTGGGCGTCAAGGGCGAGCCCGCGCAAGCGGCGGCTGCCTTTGCCGAGATGCGCGCCGCACTCGATACCTTGCAGGCGGAATACACCACCATCTGAGATGCAGCCAGCCCGGCGCCGGCGGCTTTTTCGCTGGCGTCCAGCCCGCCATGCATCTATGTACGCCAGCGTACGTTCCAAGACGTTGTTTTTTTGCGAAAATCTTCAATGAAGCAAGATTTTTGTGCGCGCTCGTCAGTCGTTTTCATTCCGATGTGGTGGAATGGTGAACAGGGGCCTTGCGTGTCGAACGCGCGGTCGCCTGCCTGTGCAGTAGCGTGTTTTTTTGATTCACCGGTATGGACATCATGTTAAGCAAGTTTTGTTGTGACCGGCCTTGGCTGGCCCTCGTCTTATCCTGCGCGGAGCGGCATCGCTGCCGCCTTTTCCGCGCCGTCCAAACCCAACCTTACCCCAGCATCCCATGAAAGACACAGGCGTCAATCTGGCCGCGCAAGAGCGGCCCCCCTCTGATCCAGCTCCCGAGGCGCCGCCGCCGGCGAGCCCGCCGAAGAAGCGTCGTTCGCGCATCTGGCCGATCTTTGCCATCATCTTGCTGGCGCTGATCGCCGGCGTGGCGTGGTTCGTCATGCGCGAAGTGCGCACGTCGGCCCTGCAGGCAGAGTTTTTCACGCGCCTGGACCGCCAGCTGGCGTTCAAGGTCGAGCCTGGCCCTGCACCGGCGGGCGCCATCCGCTATCCGCAGCACGGCCCGTATGACGAGCGGCTCGGCTATGCCAGCTTGCCCGACTTCATTACCAAACTCAATGCGCGCGACTACGCCGTCACGGCGCAGGCGCGCATGTCGCCGAAAATGGTGCAACTGGTCGACCGGGGCATCTTTGCCACCTATCACGAGAAAAACCGCGCGGGCCTGACCATCCTCGATTGCCGCGCCGCGCCGCTGTTCGCGGCCAGCTATCCCGAGCGCATGTTCGACGGCTTTGCCGAAGCGCCGCCGGCGCTCGTGCAAAGCTTGCTGTTCATCGAAAACCGCGAATTGCTCGACCCGGGCACGCCCAAGCGCAATCCCGCCGTGGAATGGGACCGTCTGAGCAAGGCGATCCTCGACAAGGCGCTGAACCTGTTCGGCGGCCACCGTGGTGGCGGCGGCAGTACGCTGGCCACGCAGATCGAAAAATACCGGCATTCGGAAGACGGGCGCACCAGTTCCATGCAGGACAAGCTGCTGCAGATGATTTCGGCCAGCCTGCGCTCGTACCAGGATGGCGAAAACACCATGGAAGCGCGGCGCAAGATCGTCGTCAATTACCTCAATACCGTGCCGCTGTCGGCAAAGAGCGGCTTTGGCGAAGTCAACGGCATCGGCGACGGCATGTGGGTCTGGTATGGCCGTCCGTTTGCCGAAGTGAAAACCTTGCTTAGTGGAAAAATGGACCAGCCGGGCAGCGCGCTGGCCTACAAGCAGGCGCTGAGCCTGCTGATCGCGCAGCGCCGTCCTTCCCATTATCTGGTGGCCGGCGGCGCCGACCTGGAAGAATTGACCAACAGCCATCTGCGTTTGCTGGCGCAGGCGGGCGTGATTTCGCCGCAGCTGCGCGATGCGGCCATCGCCGAGAAGCTGCGTCCGTCGACGGCGTCCGGCGTGCAATCGGAAGCGTCGACCTCGTTCGTTACGCGCAAGGCCTCGAATGCCGTGCGCAACCACCTGGCCACCATGCTCGGCGATCCGCGTTTGTACAACCTCGACCGCCTTGACCTGAAAGTGGTCAGCACGCTCGACGCGCAGGCGCAAAACGCCGTCACCAAGGTCTTGCGCGAGTTGCGCGACCCGGAAGTGGCGAAAGCGGCCGGCCTGACGGGCAAGGGCATGCTGGGCAATGGCGACCCCGCCAACGTGGTCTACAGTTTTACCTTGCTGCAAAAGGGCGAGCAGGCCAACTTGCTGCGCGTGCAAACGGATAACTTTGACCAGCCGCTCGACATCAACGAAGGCGCCAAGCTGGACCTCGGTTCCACGGCCAAGCTGCGCACCCTGGTCACGTACCTGGACATCATCGACCAGCTGCACCAGCGCTACAGCGGCATGGGCGCCGCCGAGCTGGGCAAGATTGCCGTCGATCCGAAGGACATGCTGTCGCAGTGGGCGATTGCTTACCTGAAACCTTTGCCTCTCGGCGAAGCGCGCAACCTGCCGGCCATGCTGGCGGCCGCCATGGAACGCAAATATTCGGGCAACCCGGGCGAAGGCTTCTTCACGGGCGGCGGCTTGCACCATTTCGGCAACTTCTCCAAGCTCGACGACAGCCGCATCATGACGGTGCAGCAGGCGCTGCGCCAGTCGACCAACCTGGTGTTCGTGCGCCTGATGCGCGACGTGGCCCGCTACTACATGTTCTCGCGCCCCGATTCTTCGGCCTCGCTGCTGGCGGACGCGGACGATCCGCGCCGTGCGCAGTACCTGAGCCGCTTTGCCGACAAGGAAGGGCGCGAATTCCTGCACCGCTTCTATCAGAAGTACCGCGGCAAGAGCGTTGACGAGCAGGAAAAGATTTTATTGGCCAGCATCCGCCCGACGCCCGTGCGCCTGGCGAATATCTTCCGCACCGTCAATCCGAAGGGCACGGTGGCGGAATTCGGCGATTTCCTCAACGCCAACCTGCCGTCGCAAAACGAAGTGCCGCCCGAGCGCGTCGCCAAGATGTACCAGCAGTACGCGATGGAAAACTGGTCGCTGGCCGACCGCGGCTACCTTGCCAATGTGCATCCGCTGGAACTGTGGATGGTGGCGTATCTGCGCCAGCATGAAGGTTCCACCCTGACGCAGATGGTGGCGGCCAGCGAAAAGGAACGCCAGGAAGTCTACAAATGGCTGTTCAACACGCACCGCAAGCATGCGCAGGACCGCCGCATCGCCAACTTGCTGGAAGTGGAAGGGTTCCTGGAAATCCACCGCCAGTGGAAGAAGATGGGCTACCCGTTTGATTCGCTGGTGCCGTCGTATGCGACCACCCTGGGCGCGTCGGCCGACCGGCCCGCTGCGCTGGCCGAATTGATGGGCATCATCATCAACGATGGCGTGCGCAAGCCGAGCGTGCGCATCGATTCCATGCATTTCGCCGCCAACACGCCGTACGACACCATGGTCAAGCGGGGCAGCAAGGTGGAGGCGGAGCAAGTGCTCTCGCCGGACGTGGCCAAGGCCGTGGCCAAGGCCATCCGCGAAGTCGTGTCGGACGGTACGGCGAAACGGGCGAAGACGGCATTCGTCGGCGCCGACGGCGTGCCGATCCCGATGGGCGGCAAGACGGGTACGGGCGACCAGCGTTTCGACGTGTATGGCGCCGGCGGCCGCCTGATCGAGTCGCGCTATGTGAACCGCTCGGCGACATTTGTGTTCAATATCGGCGAGCGCTTCTACGGCAGCATGACGGCGTATGTGCGCGGACCGGAATCGAAGAACTACGATTTCACCAGCGCCTTGCCCGTGCAACTGCTGGTGTCGCTGGCGCCGAGCTTGATGCCGCTGATCGAGCCGCCTGCGCCAGCCGAGGGCGTGGCGAAACAGTGCACGAATTAAGGTGTTTTTGCACCTGAAAGCCGGCCTTCACGGGCCGGTTTTTTTTTGAGGGAGTGCAATTGGAAAAGACCCAGCAGATTTTTCAGCAATATCACCGCTTTGACGATGGCGCGCTCGTGTCCATCGAACAGCGGTATCAGCCCGGGGGCGTGCAGGCCGTGCGCATCGTGTTATACGCAAGAAATCATGTGCTCGATGGCAATGTCTGGCGCAACGTCGCCATCACGGTGGGCGAGGTACAGGAAGTGCAGGTCCGGATGCCGGGCAACTTCATCAACCGCATCTGCTGCGGCGTGAAGTTGCTGCGTTTCGGCGACGCGTGGTGCGTCGACGTCGACGGCACCTATACGCGCGACGATCCGGCGACCCTGAACGAGGTGCGCCGCGATGGCGATTGCTATGTCATCGGCGGCACGGTCGAGGTCATCGAACTCGATTAGCCGACAAACATGGCCGTTTTATCTTCCATGCGCGCGTGATAGGCGGCAATGGCCGGATACGCTGGACGTTGCATCGGGGCCATCAGCCAGCGCTTGACGGACAGGCCCAGCACGATATCGGCCAGGGTGAACGCTTCGCCGCAGACGAATGCGCCCGTGCGCTGCAGCTGCTGTTCCAGCACGCCCATCATCTTGTTCCATCCGGCAATACCGGCCGCCAGCTGCGCCGCATCCTGGTGGGCCGGGCTGTGGCGCACTAGCGACATGAAGGCGTAGCGCCAGCTGTTGTTCAAATCGCCCATCTGCCAATCCATCCATTTTTCCACTTCCGCGCGGGCGCGTGGCGTGCTTGGAAGCAAGTCGTCGCGGCCCGCCTGGGCGCACAGGTAGCGGCAGATCGTGTTCGATTCCCACAGCACCAGGTCGCCGTCCACCAGCACGGGCACCATGGCGTTCGGGTTCAGGGCCAGGAAGGCCGGGTCGTCGGTACTGCGAAAGCCGCTGCCCCAGTCTTCGCGTTCGTAGGGCAGGTCGAGTTCCTCGCACGTCCACAGGACTTTGCGGACATTGATCGAGGCGGCTTTTCCAAGAATTTTCAGCATGCGGGGCTCCAGAGGGCAGGTGGTCGATCTGCCACTGTAGCGGAAATGGCCACGCCGCGCATGTGAAAGTGCCTTGCATAGTTGGGCTTTTCTTGGCATCGTAGCCACCCATGAAACCTATGCGCCACCACATGTCCAAAATCCTCGCGTTCAGCCGCTTTTCCGTGCGCGATTTCCTCGCCACCGCCGGTCCCACCCTGCTGCTGGTCGGCGCATTCTGTGCGCTTGCCTACTGGCTGGTCGACCCGGCGCCGCCGCGCCAGGTGAGCCTGTCGACGGGGCAGGACAATAGCGCGTATGAAGAGTTCGGCAAGAAATACGCGGCCACCCTGGCCAGGCACGGCATCAAGGTGACCTTGCAGCCATCGCTGGGTTCGCAGGAAAACCTGCAGCGCCTGAACGCGGGCAAGACCGATATCGCCTTCGTGCAAAGCGGCTCGACCGAGCACGCCGATGCCGAGCG
This window of the Janthinobacterium agaricidamnosum genome carries:
- a CDS encoding glutathione S-transferase family protein, with protein sequence MLKILGKAASINVRKVLWTCEELDLPYEREDWGSGFRSTDDPAFLALNPNAMVPVLVDGDLVLWESNTICRYLCAQAGRDDLLPSTPRARAEVEKWMDWQMGDLNNSWRYAFMSLVRHSPAHQDAAQLAAGIAGWNKMMGVLEQQLQRTGAFVCGEAFTLADIVLGLSVKRWLMAPMQRPAYPAIAAYHARMEDKTAMFVG
- a CDS encoding transglycosylase domain-containing protein, which produces MKDTGVNLAAQERPPSDPAPEAPPPASPPKKRRSRIWPIFAIILLALIAGVAWFVMREVRTSALQAEFFTRLDRQLAFKVEPGPAPAGAIRYPQHGPYDERLGYASLPDFITKLNARDYAVTAQARMSPKMVQLVDRGIFATYHEKNRAGLTILDCRAAPLFAASYPERMFDGFAEAPPALVQSLLFIENRELLDPGTPKRNPAVEWDRLSKAILDKALNLFGGHRGGGGSTLATQIEKYRHSEDGRTSSMQDKLLQMISASLRSYQDGENTMEARRKIVVNYLNTVPLSAKSGFGEVNGIGDGMWVWYGRPFAEVKTLLSGKMDQPGSALAYKQALSLLIAQRRPSHYLVAGGADLEELTNSHLRLLAQAGVISPQLRDAAIAEKLRPSTASGVQSEASTSFVTRKASNAVRNHLATMLGDPRLYNLDRLDLKVVSTLDAQAQNAVTKVLRELRDPEVAKAAGLTGKGMLGNGDPANVVYSFTLLQKGEQANLLRVQTDNFDQPLDINEGAKLDLGSTAKLRTLVTYLDIIDQLHQRYSGMGAAELGKIAVDPKDMLSQWAIAYLKPLPLGEARNLPAMLAAAMERKYSGNPGEGFFTGGGLHHFGNFSKLDDSRIMTVQQALRQSTNLVFVRLMRDVARYYMFSRPDSSASLLADADDPRRAQYLSRFADKEGREFLHRFYQKYRGKSVDEQEKILLASIRPTPVRLANIFRTVNPKGTVAEFGDFLNANLPSQNEVPPERVAKMYQQYAMENWSLADRGYLANVHPLELWMVAYLRQHEGSTLTQMVAASEKERQEVYKWLFNTHRKHAQDRRIANLLEVEGFLEIHRQWKKMGYPFDSLVPSYATTLGASADRPAALAELMGIIINDGVRKPSVRIDSMHFAANTPYDTMVKRGSKVEAEQVLSPDVAKAVAKAIREVVSDGTAKRAKTAFVGADGVPIPMGGKTGTGDQRFDVYGAGGRLIESRYVNRSATFVFNIGERFYGSMTAYVRGPESKNYDFTSALPVQLLVSLAPSLMPLIEPPAPAEGVAKQCTN
- a CDS encoding EI24 domain-containing protein, with amino-acid sequence MRNVLNSYGRAFLSQLHGRILLLSIAPFILSLILWGALLYVGLQPLIDGLHALFTQYDFFRTSGQVLATFGLGMLKAVIVPLIAMFMLLPLMILTALIFMGLFAMPAIGRHIGGRHFPQLEKKHGGSMLGSVATSLATFLLFIIVWVLMLPLYAFPPAALVGQAVLWGWLTYRVMAYDAMADYASVEERHAIMRTQRWPLLAIGMVSGAAGAVPGMLWMGGVMSVVFFPFLAAFAIWLYVLIFIFTGLWFQYYCLEALARLRGVRGMTDVAPADA
- a CDS encoding competence/damage-inducible protein A yields the protein MAIGLIIIGDEILSGKRTDQHFPKVVSMLKQRGLQLSWAEYVGDEPARLVALLQRSFASGDIVFSFGGIGATPDDHTRQAAADALGLPLVLHPQGKLNIQQRITEMGEEAGVPADLNSPENLHRLKMAEFVQGAELIPNPYNKIAGFAVREHYFVPGFPVMSWPMIEWVLDTHYAHLFNQVPHAEHALLVYETAESLLTPLMVRLEAEFPLIKVFSLPSVGDAQTRRHIELGVKGEPAQAAAAFAEMRAALDTLQAEYTTI
- a CDS encoding sterol desaturase family protein — encoded protein: MMAADIVSFVTPAIDAVVDAFGVAQGWLFQTVVNPLVYHLGFGEFTEEAFEGTEWLLIGLCELVLLFLVLRPLEALIPAQKITDPRARWNDFIYTVLHRIGLFSVVVFFTLDPLMDALAGALRFDNIHPLNLESLLPGISPLVSFIIYFVILDFVDYCYHRASHHFGWWWGLHSLHHSQQNMNLWSDDRNHLLDDFLRDVVMALVALGIGVPPGQYVLLVSISRILQSLQHANVRIHFGRIGERLLISPRFHRTHHAIGVGHESKGKGSMGGCNFGVVLPIWDMLLGTANFSAGYARTGVRDQLARIDSHGVGRPGRNYGRGFWQQQWLGVRRMVEFARIKRKGRR